ATCCTGCCCGAGCTTAGTGAAGCTGAGTCGCTGGAAGTAATCGCCATCCATTCTGTCGCCGGCATACTGACGGCCGAAGCGCTCACAGGCTGCGCGCGCCCTTTTCGCGCGCCCCATCATTCGATATCCAGTGCAGGTCTCATCGGCGGAGGCTCGAATCCGCGACCAGGTGAGGTGAGCCTGGCTCACAACGGCGTTCTCTTTCTGGACGAGATGCTGGAATTTCCAAAGTCCGTGCTCGACGGGCTCAGACAGCCGCTCGAAGATGGGTCTGTCGTGATATCGCGGGCAGCGATGTCAGTGGCTTTTCCGGCCAGATTCACGCTGGTCGGCGCGACGAATCCCTGTCCTTGCGGGCGCCTTGGCGATTCGACAGGCATCTGCGCCTGCTCCGCATCCGATCTTGATCGCTACGCCGGCCGGATGTCGGGTCCGCTTTCCGATCGCCTCGACATGCATGTCACGGTTGGTGCGGTAGCGCTTCGCGATCTCAGTAGTTCGCGTGAGGAAGAGTCCACGTCGACAATCCGGAGTCGCGTGTCGAACGCCCGCGCAATTCAGACAGCACGGTTTGCGCGCCTGCGCGGCGTGGGTTGCAATGCTCACGCATCCGGGCGATGGATCGACGCTCACGGGGCCGTCGACGGTGATGCACGCGCGCTGCTGCAGCGTGCCGCTGAAACGCTGTCGATGTCCGCGCGTGGCTATCACCGGGTACTCAAGGTTGCGAGAACAATTGCCGACATTGATGCAGACGATTGCACGCGAGCCGCGCACGTTGCGGAAGCGTTGCGTTACCGGGCCGTCGGACGAAGCATTCTACGAGGGGCCCCGCCGGTGGATTGACAGGCCGAATCATCTGTCCTCATCCAGCATGTGTGATTAGGGCGCCGGAGACTGAAACATCTCCCGAGCCCCCACCGAGGCGATTCGTTCGATCGACGAACACTGGAATGGCGAGGGGTATCCTGACGGCAAGATCGGTCAACAGATTCCGTTGTTTTCCCGGATCATCCTGCTCGCCCAGACTCTCGATGCGTTTCACACTGAGCAGGGCATAGCCGCAGCTCTGCGAGTGGTAAGGGAACGAGCGGGCTGTGGTTCGAGCCATCGCTGGTGCGCAACGTTCGCGGCTGGCGCGACAATCAGAGCTGGTGGGAGTCGTTGCAGTCGCCCGACGCTACCGCGATTACCCTGGCGCTCGAGCCGCCGCAGCATACCCGATATGCCGACGATGCCGGCCTGGACGAGATTGCTCGCGCATTTGCGGACATTATCGATTCCAAATCACCATACATGTATCAGCACTCTACGAACGTCGCTCGATATGCGCGCAAAATCAGCCGCGAACTCGACGTTCCTGTCGGCGACGCGGCGACGCTCAATCGCGCCGCGCTGCTGCACGACGTTGGCAAGCTCGGCGTGGCGGCGCGCATTCTGAACAAGCCCAGCTCGCTTACAGCAGCCGAGCGGGTAGAAATGGAGCAGCATCCACTTTACACCTGGGAGATTCTCGAACGCGTAAGCGCGTTTGCCGGATTCGCCCGAACGGCGGCTTTTCATCACGAGAAGCTCGATGGATCGGGCTATCCCTTGGGGGTCAAAGGCGATGATCTCGATACTTCGGCTCGTATCCTTGCAGTTCCCGACATGTACGAAGCACTCACTGCCAACAGACCGTACAGGGCCCCGTTGTCCCGTGACGCCGCTCTTGCAATCATTGAGAAGTCGTCAGTATGCCCGGTGGTGACGGAAGCATTGGCCAGTGCAACGTGTTCGACGCCGACCCGGCTGGCCTCCTGAATCGCAGCCCTCTGATCATGGGTGCAGCGCCCGCTCCCATCCGTCGTACGCCACAAACGATTTAGGCAGCCCCGCAAATCTCTCTACGTGTATCGCCGCCCCGGGGAATAGCGCCATGAATCGCTTCCGGGTCAACAGCTGTATCGAATCCACCTCGGCGCGGGCGGTTGCTAGGTCGGGGATGCGCTTGTACCACCCGACGTCGAAACGCTGCACCATCTTGGCGCGGACCGCGGATGGCAGGTACTGAAACCAGGGAAAAAGAAAATGCGGCTCGAGTGGAAACCGCTTGTTGGGCGTCTGCACGAAGTAACGGCGACCTACGCGACGAATTTCGGCGGCCATCCTGCGCTGTTCGGAGAAATTACCGACATGCTCGATAACCGAGTTTGAAAAGACGACATCGAAGGCTCCGTCGGAGTAGTCGGGCATCGCGCGGGCATCACCCTCGACGCTCATGAAGCGCTCCGAGCTCAACCGCTGTTTTTTTACGTTGAGCAGGGTCACACGGACATCGCCGGTAGACCTGGGCATCATGAGGTCCCAGAATTCCTGAGTACCGCCGATATCAAGAATTTCGACAGGGCCGGACAGGCGGTCGAGCAGCGCGAGAAAGAGTGAGAAACGTGCCCGCCGCATGCGAGTAGCCAGCGAATTTGCGTCACTGTTGTTCGCGATTGACTTGATGAGCGAGCCGCGCGCTTTGGTATGAGGCATGCCCCGACAAGGTAATTGGCCCAGGCGTTGGTCGCCTATGCCGGCGGTGATGTCTCAACATGCGCCAGACGAACCGCGTACACCTGATATGCCGCGTACAGCGTGGTATGCCGCGTCAAAGTGGTACTCGTCGTCTGGATGGAATCCTTGATGGTAACAGCAATGCGAAACAGGTGATGCACATTCGATTGTCCGTGATACTGCTGCTATTTGCGGCAGTGCTGCTACCTCTCCGGGGTCATGCCCAGGTTGGTTCGACGACCGACATCCTGATGGGCCGCGTGACGGGGCCGGAAGGCGCGCCGGTGGCAGGTGCGCGGGTCGAGGCAACGTCGGTGGAAACGCAGATCGTGCGGACAAAGGTTACCGGCGCGGACGGACGCTACACCATCATCTTCCCTGACGGCGGCGGTAATTATCGCGTACGTGTGATCTCCATCGGGTTCGCTCCGGCTCAGATCGGTCTTTCCCGACAGTCCGATGAGGATCGCCTGGTAGGGGACGTAAGGCTCGGCCGAACGGCGACCGTGCTGCAGAGCGTCCAGGTTCGGGCTGCTCCCGCAGGCCGCCAGCAGAACCAGCGACCGGAACCTGGATCGACCGAGCGGGGGCTTCCGCCAGGCCTGGTCAATCGACTGCCGGTGGAGGCAGGTGACCTGAATGCGCTCGCAACGCTGGCGCCGGGCGTTATCGGAATTGCGGGCACCGATTCGACGGCCGCATCGTTCTCGGTTGGAGGGCAGCCTGCCAACCAGAACAACATCACTCTGGACGGTCTTAGTTTCGGGACCGGAAGCGTGCCGCAGGAGGCGGTCCGGAATACGCGAGTCGTCACGAGCACCTACGATGTCGCCCGTGGTCAGTTCACCGGCGGCCAGGTTGCCAGCACCACCCGTGGCGGAACGAACGTCTTTCAGGGGGCGCTGAATTACTCATTGCGGGATCCGTCGCTGGAGTTCGTTGACGACCCCGAAAACGCATTCTCGCAGAAGTACACCCAGAATCAGGTCAACGCCGGGTTCGGCGGGCCAATCATCAGGAACAAGCTCTTCACGTTTGGTGCAGTCTCGCGCACGCGGCGAACTGATCCGCTGCAGTCTCTCCTCGCCGCCGATCCACTCGCGCTTCAGCGCATCGGTGTGAATCGCGATTCAGTGTCGCGCTTCATCTCACTCCTGAATACCTATGGCTTGCAGCCGACCATGGCGTCGATACCTGATGAGCGGCTCAACAACAATGCTTCCGCTCTCGTAAGGGTCGACTACAATCTCGCCGACAGTCATACGCTGATGATGAGAGGCGACTGGCGTGGGTCGATTCAGGATGCAAGCCGCATATCTCCGTTTTCGGTTCCTCACAGCGGTGGGAACGCGAAGGGTTCGGGCGGAGGTGGCATGGTCACTTTGACGTCGAACTGGAGCGGCGTTATCAACGAGCTGCGCGCGTATGCATCTGTCGACGCACGCAACAGTGACCCGTATCTCCTCGTGCCGAGCGGGCGCATCGTCGTCGCCTCAGATCTTCCGGATGAGCGCCGGGGTGTGTCCACGCTTCAGTTCGGTGTGAATCCGTCGCTGCCCCAGGAGTCGCGGAGCCGGCTGATCGAGCTGAGTGACGAAGTTTCACGTGTTTCGAAGGGCGGCGCGCACCGCATCAAGCTGGGAGGCCTGCTCAACCAGGAGACCAGTGAAAACGGATCGTTCGCCAATGCACTTGGCACTTACAGCTTCAACTCTCTCGAGGATTTCGCTGCCGGCCGCCCGCTTTCCTTTACTCGCACCTTGTCGACGCGTGACAGGCGCGCGCGCAGCCTCAACGGAGCGCTTTACCTCGGGGATTCGTGGCGCCGTTCACCGCGGTTGCAGTTCACCTATGGCGTCAGGCTCGAAGCATCACGGTACCCCGACGCGCCAGGATATAATCCCGCTGTCGACTCGTTGTTCGGCCACAGAACCGATCGATTCCCGTCTGACCTGCATCTGAGTCCGCGGGCCGGATTTACCTGGAACTACGGGTCCAACACTGGCGGGCCGTCCCGCGGAAGCGTTCGCGGCGGCTTCGGCGAATTCCGCGGGCGTGCGCAATCGCAACTGTTTGCATCCGCGTCTGAAGCCAGCGGTCTCGCCAACGGGCAGTCGCAGCTGGTGTGCGTGGGTGCAAGCATACCGGCGCCTGACTGGAATGCCTTTCTCGACGATCCCCGTTCCATACCATCGTCATGCAACGGCGCCAGCCAGCAGTTCGGCAACCAGCGCCGCAACGTGAGCGTATTCAGTCCTGACTTCAGTTCACCACGCGCATGGCGGGGCTCGCTTGGATTCAATCGCCGCTTCGCCGAACGGTTCAATTTTTCGGCCGACGCATCGGTTGCGCGGGGAGTATCTCAGACGAGCGCGCGCGACATCAATCTCGACACGACTCCCAAATTCACGCTCGCTGCAGAGGCTGGCCGTCCGGTATATGTCCCCCTGACCGCCGTCGTCCCTTCGACCGGTGCGGTGGCCCTGACCGGTTCGAGAATCGAGCAGAGGTTTGGCGTTGTCAGCGAAGTGAATTCCAATCTCACATCGAGTGCCGCTCAGCTGACGACTTCGTTCAGCGGTATCACGACCAAAGCGATTCTGTTCAACGCCTCTTACACGCTCACGCGCTCGCGGGACGAGACGCAGGGTCTGTCAACGTTTGGAGGCGGGGGCGGGGGCGGCGGATTCGGGCGCGGTGGTTCGGGCGCTTCGACAGCAGGTAATCCCAATCTTGCCGAGCGCGCGAGAAGTGATCAGGAACGCAGACACTCTTTGCTGGCGACGGTTACATGGCCGGTTAAGCCGGCAATCGAGCTCACCGCCATTGCGCGCCTTACCTCGGGAGCGTATTTCACGCCAATCGTTGGTGGCGACATCAACGGCGACGGTCTGCGGAATGACCGACCTTTCATCTTCCGCCCGTCCGGAGCGCCCGACAGTGCGATTGCGGGTGGAATGTCGAGGCTGCTCGCGCGAGCCCCCGCGCGTGCTCGTGAATGTATTCTGAGTCAGACCGGCGCGATCGCCGGGCGCAACAGTTGTTCGGTTCCCTGGTCCCCGTCATTCGATATACAGGCCAACTTCCGCCCGAGCGGCTTTGGGTTGAATCGCAAGCTTACGATTTCGCTGCTGGCTTTGAACACCCTGTCCGGCGTCGACCAGTTGATCCACGGCGATGATCTTCGCGGATGGGGCCAGCCTGTTTTCCCGGATCGCACGCTGTTGTACGTTCGTGGCTTCGATGCGGCTTCGAAGCGATATCTGTATCAGGTCAATGAAAACTTCGGCGCCGCCAACGGGTCCCGCAATGCATTCCGCGTCCCCTTTCAGATCGCGGTGCAGGCCCGACTGACACTCGGAGTCGACCCTGCTCGCCAGCAGATGAACGCTGTGTTTGGCGGCGGTGGCGGCAATCGGCCGACGGTGGCGGATTTTCGCGCGCGGCTGGCGCGTGCCGTGCCGAACCCGTTTATCCGGATCCTCGAGCTGAACGACTCGCTCGCGCTCGACCTGAGCGCGGAACAGAAGGCGAGGCTTCAGGCAGAGGGCGATTCATTGAAGACAAAGGCCGACACTATCGTCAACTCTCTCGCTGAAACTCTCGGGGGATCGGGCCGCAATGCAGATCCAATGCAGGTCGGCATGCGGATGCGCACGCGCATCCAGGAAGGCCGGGCTCTCGCACAGGCGGCAATCAAGACGGCAGAATCGATTCTGACGCCAGAGCAGTGGGCGAAGGTCCCGAAAAACGTGAAAGAGCCATTTCAGCAGCGTCCCGAGGGTCAGGGCGAGGGTCAGGGCGAGGGCCGGCGGGGAAGGCGGGGTCCGCCAGGCAGCTGACGCGGCGCGGCGTTTGCCCTTTGCTGACTGGCCTCATGGTCGTTAATCAGGGATATTCCGTCTCTCGCAAACCCTCGCCGCGGACTCATCATGTTTGGCTGCTTTCGCAGTATCGGATGTCTTGTGCTTCTGGTTGCCCTCGCAGTCCTTGGATGGTTCAACCGCGATCAGCTTCGCGGGT
This genomic window from Gemmatimonadaceae bacterium contains:
- a CDS encoding YifB family Mg chelatase-like AAA ATPase, with translation MLAAIRSAGIIGIDAYDVTVEVDAAAGLPQWTIVGLPLGAVKESRERVGAALVNSGFTLPPRRITINLAPADVKKDGTAYDLPIAVGLLVATGQLPPQATDRRIFVGELGLDGSLRAVKGALSIARKTAAAASPHELVIPRPNLDEAGRVSSIRLSAPGNLRELALELKEGLLSRALPPSRERCPRREPLEFADVVGQQSAKRALEVAAAGGHNVIMVGPPGAGKTMLARRLPGILPELSEAESLEVIAIHSVAGILTAEALTGCARPFRAPHHSISSAGLIGGGSNPRPGEVSLAHNGVLFLDEMLEFPKSVLDGLRQPLEDGSVVISRAAMSVAFPARFTLVGATNPCPCGRLGDSTGICACSASDLDRYAGRMSGPLSDRLDMHVTVGAVALRDLSSSREEESTSTIRSRVSNARAIQTARFARLRGVGCNAHASGRWIDAHGAVDGDARALLQRAAETLSMSARGYHRVLKVARTIADIDADDCTRAAHVAEALRYRAVGRSILRGAPPVD
- a CDS encoding HD domain-containing phosphohydrolase, producing MRNVRGWRDNQSWWESLQSPDATAITLALEPPQHTRYADDAGLDEIARAFADIIDSKSPYMYQHSTNVARYARKISRELDVPVGDAATLNRAALLHDVGKLGVAARILNKPSSLTAAERVEMEQHPLYTWEILERVSAFAGFARTAAFHHEKLDGSGYPLGVKGDDLDTSARILAVPDMYEALTANRPYRAPLSRDAALAIIEKSSVCPVVTEALASATCSTPTRLAS
- a CDS encoding methyltransferase domain-containing protein, yielding MPHTKARGSLIKSIANNSDANSLATRMRRARFSLFLALLDRLSGPVEILDIGGTQEFWDLMMPRSTGDVRVTLLNVKKQRLSSERFMSVEGDARAMPDYSDGAFDVVFSNSVIEHVGNFSEQRRMAAEIRRVGRRYFVQTPNKRFPLEPHFLFPWFQYLPSAVRAKMVQRFDVGWYKRIPDLATARAEVDSIQLLTRKRFMALFPGAAIHVERFAGLPKSFVAYDGWERALHP
- a CDS encoding carboxypeptidase regulatory-like domain-containing protein, whose protein sequence is MHIRLSVILLLFAAVLLPLRGHAQVGSTTDILMGRVTGPEGAPVAGARVEATSVETQIVRTKVTGADGRYTIIFPDGGGNYRVRVISIGFAPAQIGLSRQSDEDRLVGDVRLGRTATVLQSVQVRAAPAGRQQNQRPEPGSTERGLPPGLVNRLPVEAGDLNALATLAPGVIGIAGTDSTAASFSVGGQPANQNNITLDGLSFGTGSVPQEAVRNTRVVTSTYDVARGQFTGGQVASTTRGGTNVFQGALNYSLRDPSLEFVDDPENAFSQKYTQNQVNAGFGGPIIRNKLFTFGAVSRTRRTDPLQSLLAADPLALQRIGVNRDSVSRFISLLNTYGLQPTMASIPDERLNNNASALVRVDYNLADSHTLMMRGDWRGSIQDASRISPFSVPHSGGNAKGSGGGGMVTLTSNWSGVINELRAYASVDARNSDPYLLVPSGRIVVASDLPDERRGVSTLQFGVNPSLPQESRSRLIELSDEVSRVSKGGAHRIKLGGLLNQETSENGSFANALGTYSFNSLEDFAAGRPLSFTRTLSTRDRRARSLNGALYLGDSWRRSPRLQFTYGVRLEASRYPDAPGYNPAVDSLFGHRTDRFPSDLHLSPRAGFTWNYGSNTGGPSRGSVRGGFGEFRGRAQSQLFASASEASGLANGQSQLVCVGASIPAPDWNAFLDDPRSIPSSCNGASQQFGNQRRNVSVFSPDFSSPRAWRGSLGFNRRFAERFNFSADASVARGVSQTSARDINLDTTPKFTLAAEAGRPVYVPLTAVVPSTGAVALTGSRIEQRFGVVSEVNSNLTSSAAQLTTSFSGITTKAILFNASYTLTRSRDETQGLSTFGGGGGGGGFGRGGSGASTAGNPNLAERARSDQERRHSLLATVTWPVKPAIELTAIARLTSGAYFTPIVGGDINGDGLRNDRPFIFRPSGAPDSAIAGGMSRLLARAPARARECILSQTGAIAGRNSCSVPWSPSFDIQANFRPSGFGLNRKLTISLLALNTLSGVDQLIHGDDLRGWGQPVFPDRTLLYVRGFDAASKRYLYQVNENFGAANGSRNAFRVPFQIAVQARLTLGVDPARQQMNAVFGGGGGNRPTVADFRARLARAVPNPFIRILELNDSLALDLSAEQKARLQAEGDSLKTKADTIVNSLAETLGGSGRNADPMQVGMRMRTRIQEGRALAQAAIKTAESILTPEQWAKVPKNVKEPFQQRPEGQGEGQGEGRRGRRGPPGS